The genome window GGCTGCAGTGGACTGCTCTTCAAAGATCCCCAAAGCCCCTACGATCCGTTGAGCAACGCTCCCGCTTGGTTAAGACTTCCCGCTAAGGCGTGCAACTAGGCTTGCAGAAAGGCTGGAACTCACACAAATCGCAGGCATCCAAGTCCTAGACCCATCCGTCTGCCAAACAGCCGAAGCCATGTTCAAGCCTTTCAGCCAGCTCACTCTTTCCGCTCTGTGCATCCTGCTTCTCGCCACTCCCGACCAACTGAGAGCCGGGTTTGGAAACGACGCGTTCGAGGACGATCCCAAACTCCGCCAGGACGACAACTTGGAGTGGCCCGAGGTCGAGTTTCCTTCCCCTGAGGTACGAGGCCGCGGCTTCAAAGCGGGCGAGTCCTTCGAATATCGAGCCCAGTGGGGCTGGTTCCGCAAGGCGGGCCGCATCGCCTTCAGCACCGAAACCAACGACGACCCGGAGCATCCAGCTCTCATCGTAAAAACTGAGACCGCATCCGCAGGCATGATCCGGAAGTTCTACCCGATGACGCTGGTAGCGACCACCTTCCTCGACACGGAGAATTGGCGCATGCTGCGAAACGAGACCAAGGGAAAGGTCCGCTCCGACGAGAACTCCACCGTCACCC of Pelagicoccus enzymogenes contains these proteins:
- a CDS encoding DUF3108 domain-containing protein: MFKPFSQLTLSALCILLLATPDQLRAGFGNDAFEDDPKLRQDDNLEWPEVEFPSPEVRGRGFKAGESFEYRAQWGWFRKAGRIAFSTETNDDPEHPALIVKTETASAGMIRKFYPMTLVATTFLDTENWRMLRNETKGKVRSDENSTVTLFDFERALMNYEDKIEPEFNHIRELPYDCPVDYSSAFLQLRGMDLAVGKTYPLFVSTKGKFYYAVLEVMELETLDTDIGEVECFRLEPISSFPVSKVFREGGKMAVWITNDERRIPVRFDVKTSVGNASIRLEEYELAE